A single window of Oreochromis aureus strain Israel breed Guangdong linkage group 5, ZZ_aureus, whole genome shotgun sequence DNA harbors:
- the apcdd1l gene encoding protein APCDD1-like encodes MKGAGAGNMSSGRFSHLLRGVWFLWQALLVVGTGTKLWEVPTGPFASSSNFSESLQWEPHCQYYNIQDRVRITADIPPQLDGTWVSIRCEVRPGPEFLTRSYTFHPNRHFQALQHYYTDSSCEDPSYSLIVRGKIRLRQASWITHGATEAEHHLSKVAIVVHSLAAKQRLASRLPSTCVGLSLGRVVPGKLYELYNTRAGRGCLEALGFSMMEMGLVRVETQYHSHGGKVQELFLGDIHTDWTQRTQYKPTGYQQPLQNAMHHIHPCPVCALVYRSSDQRPPVLPRSPATYLSLGGRWVSQRCETRPNVLFLTRDFTFDPQQHAWEGIYRHYSDPACSQPTFTLRASGHYAQGNPSPKISGASEFVFKVTQVRATAMGEPTAKLLNSTKPGKCGRARGWEVGIEQDLTPTDGCTVLGIKLPHKEYELFKIELDHRKHPLLFIGERPTDGSSPDRPLRRPTSFQAPMVLCSGGSTQAARSGFNSKQVQLAASGTERLPQLVLLVFGSVLCGWLCVY; translated from the exons atgaaggGCGCGGGAGCAGGAAACATGTCAAGCGGACGATTCAGTCACCTGTTGAGGGGTGTCTGGTTTCTGTGGCAAG CTCTGTTGGTGGTAGGAACAGGGACAAAACTTTGGGAGGTGCCAACAGGTCCATTTGCATCCTCCTCCAACTTCAGTGAGAGCCTGCAATGGGAGCCCCACTGTCAGTACTACAACATACAGGACAGAGTGAGAATCACAGCAGACATTCCACCACAACTGGATGGCACTTGGGTATCAATAAG ATGCGAAGTTCGTCCTGGTCCAGAGTTCCTTACCCGCTCCTACACTTTCCACCCCAACCGTCACTTCCAGGCCCTGCAGCACTACTATACCGACAGCAGCTGCGAGGATCCTAGTTACTCCCTGATAGTCAGGGGAAAGATTCGTCTGCGCCAGGCCTCTTGGATCACCCATGGGGCTACTGAAGCTGAGCACCACCTCAGCAAAGTGGCCATTGTGGTTCATAGCCTTGCAGCCAAGCAGAGGTTGGCCTCCAGGCTCCCTTCAACATGCGTGGGTCTCAGCCTGGGTCGAGTGGTGCCAGGGAAGCTCTATGAGCTATACAACACCCGGGCGGGGAGGGGATGTCTGGAAGCACTAGGTTTCTCCATGATGGAGATGGGTTTGGTACGAGTGGAGACGCAATACCACAGCCATGGAGGGAAGGTCCAGGAGCTGTTCTTGGGGGATATCCACACTGACTGGACACAAAGAACTCAGTACAAACCTACTGGATACCAGCAACCACTGCAGAATGCCATG CATCACATCCACCCCTGCCCTGTATGTGCTCTGGTGTACCGCTCCTCAGACCAGCGCCCCCCTGTGTTGCCCCGCAGCCCTGCAACCTATCTGTCCCTGGGAGGCCGATGGGTTAGCCAGCGCTGTGAAACCCGTCCCAATGTCCTCTTTCTTACCCGAGACTTCACCTTTGATCCCCAGCAGCACGCTTGGGAGGGCATCTACCGGCACTACTCTGACCCTGCCTGCTCTCAGCCCACTTTCACCCTGAGAGCCTCGGGCCACTATGCTCAGGGAAACCCCTCCCCCAAAATCTCAGGAGCTTCTGAGTTTGTCTTCAAGGTAACCCAGGTCAGAGCCACAGCCATGGGGGAGCCCACAGCCAAATTGCTAAACAGTACAAAGCCAGGGAAGTGTGGTCGTGCTAGAGGATGGGAGGTCGGAATAGAGCAGGACTTGACCCCCACAGACGGATGCACCGTGTTGGGTATCAAGCTGCCCCATAAAGAGTACGAGCTCTTCAAGATAGAGCTGGATCACAGGAAACACCCACTGCTGTTTATCGGCGAGAGGCCAACTGACGGGTCCAGTCCCGACCGACCGCTGAGGCGACCAACTTCCTTTCAGGCTCCCATGGTGCTTTGCAGTGGGGGAAGCACACAGGCCGCCCGCTCAGGTTTTAACAGCAAGCAAGTACAGTTAGCAGCCAGTGGGACAGAGAGGCTTCCACAGCTGGTCCTGCTGGTGTTTGGATCTGTGCTTTGCGGCTGGCTCTGTGTTTACTAG